From the genome of Lentilactobacillus buchneri, one region includes:
- the mvaD gene encoding diphosphomevalonate decarboxylase produces MTTSSDKTVTAVAHTNIALIKYWGKQNPELIIPYTGSLSLTLDQFYTQTSVTFNANLDKDQITIDGQPVTGKSGQRVHNFLSIVRRESGIDLNAQVKSTNHVPTAAGLASSASAFAALAAAASKAAGMNLSLTDLSRLARRGSGSACRSIFGGFVEWQKGSDDTNSYAIPVETTHLNDICIVALTIEKHQKPISSREGMALSVTTSPYYPTWVKVVEADLENIKAAIQDDDFTRFGTISELNAMRMHALTLSADPDFLYFNGDTLTAMNEVKRLRHSGIECYYTIDAGPNIKVICQQANVQTITDTFSNLFGPTKVTVAKPGPGVKYL; encoded by the coding sequence ATGACAACCTCGTCAGATAAGACCGTTACAGCAGTTGCTCACACGAATATTGCCTTAATTAAATATTGGGGCAAACAAAATCCTGAACTCATCATCCCCTACACTGGCAGTCTCTCTTTGACGCTGGATCAATTTTATACTCAAACCAGCGTGACATTTAACGCCAACCTGGATAAAGACCAGATTACAATTGATGGCCAGCCGGTAACCGGAAAAAGCGGTCAACGGGTTCACAACTTCTTAAGCATTGTCCGCCGAGAATCGGGAATTGATTTAAACGCCCAAGTCAAATCGACTAATCATGTGCCAACGGCAGCTGGCTTGGCATCCTCTGCCTCGGCGTTTGCTGCATTGGCCGCCGCTGCCAGCAAAGCCGCCGGCATGAATCTGAGTTTAACGGACTTGTCCCGATTGGCCCGCCGGGGATCCGGTTCAGCCTGCCGGTCAATCTTTGGCGGCTTTGTGGAATGGCAAAAAGGGTCAGACGATACCAATTCGTACGCCATTCCAGTTGAGACGACTCATTTGAACGACATCTGCATCGTTGCATTAACCATTGAAAAGCATCAAAAACCCATTTCCAGTCGGGAAGGCATGGCCCTTTCAGTCACCACCTCCCCTTACTATCCAACGTGGGTTAAGGTCGTCGAAGCCGATCTGGAGAATATCAAAGCCGCCATCCAAGATGATGACTTCACGCGTTTTGGCACAATTAGTGAGTTAAATGCCATGCGGATGCACGCCCTAACACTGAGTGCCGATCCGGATTTTCTCTACTTCAACGGCGACACCTTGACCGCCATGAACGAAGTTAAACGGCTCAGGCATTCCGGGATTGAATGTTACTATACAATCGATGCCGGCCCCAATATTAAAGTCATTTGTCAACAAGCCAATGTTCAAACCATCACCGATACCTTCTCAAACCTGTTTGGCCCAACCAAAGTGACCGTTGCCAAGCCTGGCCCGGGTGTCAAATATTTATAA
- a CDS encoding pyridoxal phosphate-dependent aminotransferase, whose translation MKFSKRAMQVTPSATVKVSNTAKAMIRKGIDVINLGIGEPDFPTPKIIADAAIDAIRSGKTSFYTPASGLPHLKEAIAERIKEDYGVVYPADQISVTNGAKMALYVLMQVLVDDGTEVLLPRPSWVSYRQQVNLAGGKPVIVETGTDFKITTQSLDAAVTKNAKVLVINSPQNPTGTVYSRDELAAIGQWAVLHNVTLIADDIYGKLVYNQNQFVSLVQISDEVAASTVLVNGVSKAYSMTGWRIGYLAGAPELIGKVNSILSHSTGNPATVSQYAAIAAFQSDQSAVETMREAFEQRLNQIYPLVQQIPGFKLAAKPQGAFYLFPNVEAAVDLAGLNDSGELVDQLLAKAHVAVVDGAAFGMPGYLRLSYATSLEDLVTAVERITEFMNQFLEKQVSGGIGIETN comes from the coding sequence ATGAAATTTTCAAAACGGGCGATGCAGGTCACGCCTTCAGCAACCGTCAAAGTTTCCAATACTGCCAAGGCGATGATCAGAAAGGGCATCGATGTCATTAATTTGGGCATCGGTGAGCCCGATTTTCCAACCCCAAAAATCATTGCCGATGCAGCAATTGACGCTATTCGATCGGGCAAAACCAGTTTTTACACCCCGGCCAGTGGTTTACCTCATTTAAAAGAAGCCATCGCCGAACGCATTAAGGAGGACTACGGCGTTGTCTACCCAGCTGATCAAATTAGTGTGACCAACGGTGCCAAGATGGCACTGTACGTGTTAATGCAGGTATTGGTCGATGACGGCACGGAAGTCTTGCTGCCACGGCCAAGCTGGGTCAGTTACCGCCAGCAGGTCAATCTTGCAGGTGGCAAGCCGGTGATTGTTGAGACGGGGACGGACTTCAAGATTACCACTCAAAGCTTGGATGCAGCTGTAACTAAAAATGCTAAGGTATTGGTGATCAATTCACCGCAAAACCCCACTGGAACCGTGTATTCCAGGGATGAACTGGCGGCAATTGGTCAATGGGCGGTCTTGCATAATGTGACCTTAATCGCTGACGATATTTATGGCAAATTGGTCTATAATCAAAACCAGTTCGTTTCATTGGTTCAAATCAGCGATGAGGTTGCTGCTTCAACTGTTTTGGTCAACGGCGTTTCCAAAGCCTATTCCATGACGGGGTGGCGAATTGGCTATTTAGCCGGGGCGCCGGAATTAATCGGCAAGGTAAATTCGATTCTATCTCATTCAACCGGTAATCCAGCTACGGTAAGTCAATATGCCGCGATTGCTGCCTTTCAGTCGGACCAATCAGCCGTTGAGACAATGCGAGAGGCCTTTGAACAACGGTTAAATCAAATTTATCCGCTGGTGCAACAAATTCCGGGGTTTAAGTTGGCAGCTAAACCGCAAGGGGCGTTTTATTTATTCCCAAATGTTGAAGCGGCTGTTGACCTGGCAGGTCTTAATGACTCAGGGGAATTGGTCGATCAGCTGCTGGCCAAAGCCCACGTTGCGGTGGTTGACGGAGCTGCTTTTGGCATGCCCGGCTACCTCAGGTTGAGTTATGCCACTAGTTTGGAAGACCTGGTAACCGCCGTTGAGCGGATCACTGAATTTATGAATCAGTTTTTAGAAAAACAAGTATCTGGAGGAATCGGAATTGAAACAAATTAA
- a CDS encoding helicase C-terminal domain-containing protein, producing MNSKTTFAVVDIETTGTDISADNRTIQFSCCLVSNNKIIKTFVTDINPQREVPNRIVQLTGITNERLQKAKTFDQVAAQLYSLLNNTVFVAHNVNFDFPFLNSEFQRVGYPELQIEAIDTVTLSQILLPTLSSYRLQDLSSYFNIEHDHPHTADSDALATAKLLLILLRQIKMLPKMTLEQIISVNPSLPQDTMQVFLDADETNKRQVHAAKLPDHLRISSGLVLRKQDPIVVTDESDKQRLHYPKTKKAKQKLLPDNLESRLEQNKMMNLIYNNYADQQHHAAKTLLIEAPTGIGKSLGYCLPLSYLVSAHKPAVISTSTTYLQFQLQNQTLPMLNEGLPFKVNSVILKGASHYIDLYKFRNLLNVPDNSTQTAFIKAQILVWLTVTTTGDLDELHLNVDQTPFVWKIQHTGVKWLDPNEPFYDDDFLRYNLKKAQNADFLIVNHSYLIKNWQYFKDLPTKPYLLIDETQQFAETAIRNNQERINPLSLTTAINKILADINGTHGDNIKEIVEDDAILDHAIEALDGKLRQAKALVSTVTTTLFEMVVKGKRLHRNAEFFERLIPINEMKAATAANQEPINRLRALHESLDGLLATLNAQIDHNAGAYTNHDFLSIYSFFENYNEFNHQLRLLLAIVDVDDQSIEQHVTWVTVNNVKDVNSLTLNRGILKTEDYLRDHVYSAFEPATFTGATIFSSRRSQFIYNLLGISRDDSSIKRLKSDFNPKDQARLYLVTDQDDRQFATNSDNYLQKVADNIEVIYKNEPRQTLVLFNSLNAIERTYRLLQESGFTATHFVLAQGVHGTAAKISKQFIHHEPAILLGANTFWQGVDFPRNLLENLIVAQLPFDTPSDPYNHALYSIERSKGKNPFYSITLPKATLRLRQGMGRLLRTKDDFGTIFILDPRLLSKRYGSTILANLRNDIPVVKGSIDECVLDMVKFFESRN from the coding sequence ATGAATTCAAAAACCACCTTTGCCGTGGTTGATATTGAAACGACCGGAACAGACATTTCTGCCGATAATCGGACAATTCAGTTCAGCTGCTGCTTGGTTTCCAACAATAAAATTATAAAAACCTTCGTGACCGATATCAATCCACAACGAGAAGTCCCTAACCGAATTGTGCAGTTAACCGGAATCACCAACGAACGGCTGCAAAAGGCCAAAACTTTTGACCAGGTTGCCGCTCAGCTGTATTCCTTACTCAATAATACGGTTTTTGTGGCCCACAATGTGAATTTTGATTTTCCGTTTCTGAACTCGGAATTTCAACGCGTCGGCTACCCCGAATTACAAATTGAAGCAATTGACACAGTCACTTTAAGTCAAATCCTGCTGCCAACGTTATCCAGTTATCGGCTGCAGGATCTCAGCAGTTATTTCAATATCGAACATGACCATCCCCATACAGCCGATAGTGATGCTTTGGCAACCGCCAAGCTCCTGCTTATTTTACTACGACAAATTAAGATGCTGCCGAAAATGACCTTGGAACAGATCATCAGTGTTAATCCGTCTCTGCCTCAAGACACGATGCAGGTTTTTTTGGATGCCGATGAAACCAACAAAAGGCAGGTGCACGCTGCCAAATTGCCTGATCACCTGAGAATCTCATCAGGACTGGTTTTACGAAAACAGGACCCAATCGTCGTGACTGATGAGTCTGATAAACAGCGTCTTCACTATCCAAAAACAAAAAAGGCCAAGCAAAAACTGCTTCCAGACAACTTGGAGTCGCGACTTGAGCAGAATAAAATGATGAACTTGATCTATAACAATTATGCCGATCAACAGCATCACGCAGCCAAGACCCTCTTAATTGAGGCCCCAACCGGGATTGGCAAGAGTTTGGGGTATTGTCTGCCATTGAGTTATTTGGTGTCCGCCCACAAACCGGCAGTCATCAGTACTTCGACAACTTATCTGCAGTTTCAGCTGCAAAATCAGACGTTGCCAATGCTCAACGAGGGGCTGCCTTTCAAAGTCAATAGTGTCATTTTGAAGGGGGCCAGTCACTACATTGACCTCTACAAGTTCCGCAATTTATTAAACGTTCCTGATAACTCGACCCAAACCGCGTTTATTAAAGCGCAGATCTTGGTCTGGCTGACGGTTACCACTACGGGTGATTTGGACGAACTCCACTTAAACGTCGACCAAACACCATTTGTCTGGAAAATTCAGCATACCGGCGTGAAATGGCTGGATCCAAACGAACCGTTTTATGACGACGACTTTTTGCGTTACAACTTGAAAAAAGCACAAAATGCTGACTTCTTGATTGTCAATCATAGCTATTTAATTAAAAATTGGCAGTATTTCAAGGATCTGCCGACCAAACCCTACTTACTGATTGATGAAACCCAACAGTTTGCCGAAACCGCCATTCGTAACAATCAGGAGCGGATTAATCCGTTATCACTGACAACCGCAATTAACAAAATCTTGGCAGATATTAATGGAACTCACGGAGATAATATCAAAGAAATTGTGGAAGACGACGCCATCTTGGACCACGCGATCGAAGCCCTTGACGGCAAACTCCGACAAGCTAAGGCCTTGGTCTCGACCGTTACGACGACCCTCTTTGAAATGGTCGTCAAGGGCAAACGACTCCACCGCAACGCCGAGTTCTTCGAGCGCTTAATTCCAATTAATGAGATGAAGGCAGCCACCGCTGCCAATCAAGAGCCGATCAACCGTCTCCGCGCGCTCCACGAAAGCTTGGACGGACTGCTGGCCACTTTAAATGCCCAAATTGACCATAATGCCGGCGCATATACCAACCACGATTTCTTAAGCATTTATTCTTTTTTTGAAAACTACAATGAGTTCAATCATCAACTACGCTTGCTCTTAGCAATCGTTGATGTTGACGACCAGTCAATTGAGCAGCATGTGACGTGGGTCACCGTCAATAATGTCAAAGACGTCAATAGCCTGACACTTAACCGGGGGATTTTGAAAACAGAAGATTATCTCCGCGACCATGTCTATTCTGCCTTTGAACCGGCAACTTTTACCGGGGCGACAATTTTCTCTTCACGACGTTCACAGTTCATTTACAACTTATTGGGGATTAGTCGCGATGATTCTTCGATTAAACGACTCAAAAGTGACTTCAATCCAAAAGATCAAGCCCGACTCTATTTGGTTACCGATCAAGACGACCGGCAATTCGCAACCAATTCCGATAATTATCTTCAAAAGGTTGCCGACAATATCGAAGTTATTTATAAGAATGAACCGCGGCAGACCTTGGTACTGTTTAACTCACTCAATGCGATTGAACGGACGTATCGGCTGCTTCAGGAAAGTGGCTTCACAGCGACCCATTTTGTTTTGGCCCAAGGCGTTCATGGAACAGCTGCCAAAATCAGCAAGCAGTTCATCCATCATGAACCCGCTATTCTGTTAGGGGCCAATACTTTCTGGCAGGGAGTCGATTTCCCAAGAAATCTACTGGAAAACCTGATTGTTGCCCAGCTGCCATTTGATACGCCATCAGACCCTTATAATCACGCCCTGTACTCGATTGAGCGCAGTAAGGGTAAGAACCCATTTTATAGTATTACGCTCCCCAAAGCGACTCTCAGGCTGCGTCAGGGCATGGGACGCCTGTTGAGAACCAAAGATGACTTCGGAACCATTTTTATTTTGGATCCCAGGTTATTATCCAAGCGGTATGGCAGCACCATTCTAGCCAATTTACGCAACGATATTCCTGTTGTGAAGGGTTCAATTGATGAATGTGTATTAGACATGGTTAAGTTTTTTGAAAGCAGAAATTAA
- a CDS encoding DnaD domain-containing protein, whose protein sequence is MEDYARNLLNEGQTTVSNYLLKHYHQIGITNQELFIYLLIKGNHDLVVPMPEMADLQAQTNYSEQQLFNLFHQMIEKKLTKITQVVIEGQQVDAYDFTPMYEKLALVKPTGTSPEASANEKPKTVSSTDRQAVFQSIEQEFGRTLSPIEMESISQWLDIDHYSPELIQLALKEAVLSQVYNLNYMDRIISTWYKKNLKTPQQVEAAKKNRNSPHSDDISTGYDGPEIPFINLSGNSDK, encoded by the coding sequence ATGGAAGATTATGCACGCAATCTACTAAATGAGGGGCAAACTACTGTCAGCAACTACCTGTTAAAACATTATCATCAGATTGGAATTACCAATCAGGAGCTTTTCATTTACCTGCTGATTAAGGGAAATCATGACCTGGTAGTTCCAATGCCGGAAATGGCAGATCTGCAAGCCCAGACGAATTATTCTGAACAGCAGCTGTTCAATTTATTTCATCAAATGATTGAAAAGAAGCTGACCAAAATTACGCAAGTAGTGATTGAAGGTCAGCAGGTCGATGCCTACGATTTCACGCCGATGTATGAAAAATTGGCATTGGTCAAGCCCACGGGAACCTCTCCTGAGGCGTCGGCAAACGAAAAGCCCAAGACTGTCAGCAGCACCGACCGCCAAGCAGTCTTTCAAAGTATTGAACAAGAATTTGGTCGAACTTTGTCGCCGATTGAGATGGAGTCTATCAGTCAGTGGTTGGATATTGATCATTATTCACCGGAATTAATTCAGCTGGCGTTGAAGGAAGCCGTTTTAAGTCAGGTTTATAATTTAAATTATATGGACCGAATCATTAGTACTTGGTACAAGAAAAATTTAAAGACCCCACAACAAGTTGAAGCCGCCAAAAAGAACCGGAATAGTCCACATTCGGATGATATTTCAACCGGTTACGACGGTCCGGAAATTCCGTTTATCAACTTGTCAGGTAATTCAGATAAATAA
- a CDS encoding phosphomevalonate kinase, translating into MIKVKAPGKLYIAGEYAVVETGYPSIIVALDQFVTVEISRSKSYGSIVSKQYREDSVYWRRRGDQMILDNRDNTFNYIISAIQLTEEYAQSLGRQMELYDLRINSDLDSPNGKKYGLGSSAAVTVATVKALCQFYNLPLTKSKLFKLSAIAHLDVQGNGSLGDIAASVYGGWIAYRSFDRSWLMAARMQEDLISLVNKPWPHLKITQLTPPDGLKLIIGWTGSPASTSHLVDKVAVQKSNQHETYIHFLAESKACLDELIDGFKNGSLSVIKEGIARNREILQHLAAFTKVPIETPILKKMCDIAVDHAAAAKSSGAGGGDCGIVVADKDTDVDSMIAHWQENGIQQLALKVHPVIDLDKE; encoded by the coding sequence TTGATTAAGGTTAAAGCTCCGGGAAAATTATATATCGCCGGTGAATACGCGGTAGTCGAAACTGGCTACCCTTCTATTATTGTGGCTTTGGACCAATTCGTAACTGTCGAAATTTCTCGAAGCAAGTCCTATGGCAGTATCGTTTCAAAACAATACCGAGAAGATTCGGTCTATTGGCGTCGTCGCGGTGATCAAATGATTCTGGATAACCGTGACAATACTTTTAACTACATAATTTCAGCCATTCAGCTCACCGAGGAATATGCCCAGTCCCTCGGCCGGCAGATGGAGCTCTATGATCTGCGGATCAATAGTGATTTGGATAGCCCCAACGGAAAAAAGTATGGATTGGGTTCTTCAGCTGCCGTGACGGTGGCGACCGTCAAAGCTCTCTGTCAGTTCTATAACTTACCGCTGACTAAGAGTAAACTCTTCAAACTATCGGCAATTGCCCATTTGGACGTCCAAGGAAACGGTTCTTTGGGAGATATCGCTGCCAGTGTATACGGCGGCTGGATCGCTTACCGTTCATTTGACCGCAGCTGGCTCATGGCTGCTCGAATGCAGGAAGACCTGATTTCCTTAGTCAACAAGCCTTGGCCGCATTTAAAAATTACGCAATTAACGCCACCTGACGGGTTGAAGCTGATTATCGGCTGGACCGGTTCTCCGGCCTCAACTTCGCATTTGGTTGACAAGGTTGCAGTTCAAAAGAGCAATCAACATGAGACTTACATCCATTTTCTGGCCGAAAGCAAAGCCTGCCTGGACGAATTGATTGACGGTTTCAAAAATGGCAGCCTGTCGGTCATCAAAGAGGGCATCGCCCGTAACCGGGAAATCCTTCAACATTTGGCCGCTTTTACCAAAGTGCCGATTGAAACCCCAATTCTCAAGAAGATGTGCGACATTGCCGTCGACCATGCTGCAGCTGCCAAATCTTCCGGAGCTGGTGGCGGTGACTGCGGGATCGTGGTTGCCGACAAAGATACCGATGTTGATTCAATGATCGCCCATTGGCAGGAAAATGGCAT
- a CDS encoding DUF5590 domain-containing protein translates to MQRHRRVKKQSYVKISWIVISIILILCFSFFIILHTAERPMTIARGQTETIAKKYAGLTKVDSFYTSNLGKTYYSVSGVDNKNKNVYVIVAKKGGTVNVINSSSGISEQQAKNVIQRQKHPSKLNGIGLTMIKNQPYWVVSYMNAKNHLCFTTISFKNGTIYKSIENI, encoded by the coding sequence ATGCAACGGCATCGAAGAGTTAAAAAACAATCATACGTTAAAATTTCCTGGATCGTTATCTCGATCATTTTGATTCTCTGCTTTTCGTTCTTCATTATCCTGCACACGGCGGAGCGGCCGATGACAATTGCCCGCGGCCAGACCGAAACGATTGCTAAAAAGTACGCCGGGTTAACGAAAGTCGACTCGTTTTACACCTCTAATTTGGGGAAGACTTATTATTCCGTTTCCGGTGTTGATAACAAGAACAAAAATGTTTACGTCATCGTCGCTAAAAAAGGCGGCACGGTCAACGTTATCAATAGCAGCAGCGGTATTAGCGAGCAGCAGGCCAAAAATGTGATTCAACGGCAAAAACACCCATCAAAATTAAACGGGATTGGCCTGACGATGATTAAGAACCAGCCATACTGGGTGGTCAGCTATATGAACGCCAAGAATCATTTGTGCTTTACGACAATCAGCTTCAAAAACGGCACCATTTACAAATCGATTGAAAACATCTAG
- the mvk gene encoding mevalonate kinase — translation MKDKATGKSYAKIIWFGEHSVVYEKPAIAIPIYSVDVVATIQRIPAGQQIHCRYFDGPISEMAENLRGVKTLITHLVSLFGAQRLAFDLDIQSKLPAERGMGSSAATAIAIVRAFFDFFEVNLTRSQLLKLAGIEEKITHGNPSGLDSATASSNMPIWFIRNEINEQIDFNLPTSSLVIADSGIKGKTSEAVSLVHDNLVDEPESSQPLIDELGKIAETARNALATTDDVLLGKLMTQSQRDLAQLGVSNHTLDTFCQVACDNHALGAKLTGSGLGGCVIALAKNQRDAQQISTALRKAGATQTWIQSFKNYQFSTGEAHDNLVR, via the coding sequence TTGAAAGATAAAGCAACTGGAAAAAGTTACGCAAAAATTATTTGGTTTGGTGAGCATAGTGTCGTTTACGAAAAGCCCGCCATCGCCATCCCAATCTACTCCGTTGATGTGGTTGCGACCATTCAAAGAATTCCAGCCGGCCAACAAATTCACTGTCGTTACTTTGACGGCCCAATTAGTGAAATGGCGGAGAATCTGCGGGGTGTTAAAACATTAATCACTCATCTCGTTAGTTTATTTGGCGCTCAAAGGCTTGCTTTTGATCTCGACATCCAAAGCAAACTGCCTGCCGAACGCGGAATGGGATCCTCAGCGGCAACGGCAATCGCAATTGTGCGGGCTTTTTTTGATTTTTTTGAGGTCAATTTGACCAGAAGCCAATTGCTGAAGTTAGCGGGTATTGAAGAAAAGATTACCCACGGCAATCCCAGCGGCCTGGACTCTGCGACCGCCAGCTCCAACATGCCGATTTGGTTTATCCGAAACGAAATCAACGAGCAGATTGACTTTAATTTGCCAACCTCATCATTGGTCATTGCCGATAGTGGGATTAAAGGAAAAACCAGTGAGGCCGTTTCGTTGGTTCATGATAACCTGGTCGACGAACCGGAAAGTTCTCAACCATTAATTGACGAGCTTGGCAAGATTGCCGAAACGGCTCGCAATGCTTTGGCAACCACCGACGATGTGCTACTGGGCAAACTAATGACACAATCCCAACGTGACCTGGCCCAACTCGGCGTCAGCAACCACACTCTGGACACATTCTGTCAAGTTGCTTGTGACAATCACGCTTTAGGTGCCAAACTAACCGGCAGTGGTTTGGGCGGCTGTGTCATCGCTCTAGCCAAGAACCAACGTGATGCTCAACAGATTTCGACTGCCCTTCGAAAAGCCGGTGCCACTCAGACTTGGATTCAATCATTTAAGAATTATCAATTTTCAACAGGAGAAGCTCATGACAACCTCGTCAGATAA
- the asnS gene encoding asparagine--tRNA ligase codes for MVDAPKYVNEKVKIGVWLTNKRSSGKIAFLQLRDGTAFFQGVVVKSNVTPEVFELAKEVKQETSMWVTGIIHEDARSKFGYEIEIETIEVLSETHDYPITPKEHGVDFLMDHRHLWLRSSRPHAVMRIRNEVIKATYDFFNDEGFIKIDAPILTGSAPEGTTTLFHTEYFDRDAYLSQSGQLYEEAGAEAFGKVFSFGPTFRAEKSKTRRHLIEFWMIEPEMAFMHQEESLEIQERYIAYLVTRVLENCQMELKTLGRDPEVLKKYTVLPYPRISYDEAITMLKKGGFDLEWGVDFGSPEETYLADQFNQPVFVINYPKAIKPFYMKPHPTRDDVVICADLLAPEGYGEIIGGSERATDYDYLYDQIVKAGLDPKEYSWYLDLRKYGSVPHSGFGLGLERALTWLTGEDHVREAIPFPRLLNRIYP; via the coding sequence ATGGTTGACGCACCTAAGTACGTTAACGAAAAAGTTAAAATTGGTGTTTGGTTAACCAACAAACGTTCAAGTGGTAAGATCGCCTTTCTGCAATTACGTGACGGAACGGCATTTTTCCAAGGCGTCGTCGTGAAGAGTAATGTTACCCCGGAAGTTTTCGAGTTGGCGAAGGAAGTCAAGCAGGAAACCAGCATGTGGGTAACCGGGATCATTCATGAAGATGCTCGTTCCAAATTTGGCTACGAGATCGAAATTGAAACCATCGAGGTCCTTTCTGAAACCCATGACTATCCAATTACGCCCAAGGAACATGGTGTTGACTTCTTAATGGATCATCGTCATCTTTGGCTGAGATCCAGCCGGCCCCACGCTGTTATGCGGATTCGTAATGAGGTCATTAAGGCGACTTATGATTTCTTTAACGATGAAGGTTTCATCAAAATCGATGCGCCCATCCTGACTGGAAGTGCGCCTGAAGGGACAACGACGCTTTTCCATACGGAATACTTCGATCGCGACGCTTATTTGTCTCAAAGTGGTCAGTTGTATGAAGAAGCCGGTGCCGAAGCGTTTGGCAAAGTGTTCTCATTTGGCCCTACCTTTAGAGCTGAAAAATCAAAAACCCGTCGTCATTTGATCGAGTTTTGGATGATTGAACCGGAAATGGCATTCATGCATCAAGAAGAGAGTCTTGAAATCCAAGAGCGTTATATTGCTTACTTGGTGACTCGAGTGCTTGAAAATTGCCAAATGGAACTGAAGACACTGGGACGCGACCCAGAAGTTCTCAAGAAGTACACTGTTTTACCTTATCCACGAATCAGTTATGATGAAGCCATTACGATGCTCAAAAAGGGTGGCTTTGATTTGGAGTGGGGAGTCGACTTTGGTTCTCCTGAAGAAACCTACCTTGCTGATCAATTTAACCAACCGGTCTTTGTGATCAACTACCCTAAAGCAATTAAACCGTTTTATATGAAGCCACATCCAACTCGTGATGACGTGGTGATTTGTGCTGATCTCTTGGCACCCGAAGGATATGGAGAAATTATCGGTGGTTCAGAAAGAGCAACAGATTACGACTATCTCTATGATCAAATTGTCAAGGCTGGTTTGGATCCTAAAGAATACTCATGGTACTTGGATTTGCGTAAATACGGCAGTGTGCCGCATTCCGGCTTTGGCTTGGGACTTGAACGGGCTTTGACCTGGTTAACAGGTGAAGACCACGTTCGTGAGGCAATTCCATTCCCAAGACTGCTTAACCGAATTTACCCATAA